The Pseudomonadota bacterium genome contains a region encoding:
- a CDS encoding Fic family protein — protein MNYISSEILNRLDEKLSRLNSFRPLPQTAVRKLQEQFELEMTYNSNAIEGNSLTLKETFLVINQGLTIKGKPLKDHLEAKGHTEALEYLYDLTAQDPPAPLTERIIRELNGIVMRNIDQEWAGRYRNSNVIIGGATYTPPEAFEVPRLMEELLSWANSAGQNLHPVELAAVFHHRLVYIHPFYDGNGRTTRLTMNVILLKAGFPLVVILKNDRRRYYRLLGEADRGNLRPFAGFIAQTAQRTLDIYLKVLTPDRKSKEKFIALVDLAKHSRFSAKYLNLLARAGKLEAHKEGRNWLSSKEALRRYLDGRERKRK, from the coding sequence ATGAACTATATTTCCTCTGAAATCCTGAACCGACTGGATGAAAAACTGTCCAGGTTGAATTCCTTCCGGCCCTTGCCGCAAACTGCTGTCCGTAAGCTGCAGGAACAATTCGAACTGGAAATGACCTACAATTCAAATGCCATTGAGGGCAACAGTCTGACTCTCAAGGAAACCTTTCTGGTCATTAACCAAGGCCTGACGATCAAAGGAAAACCTCTCAAGGATCACTTGGAGGCCAAGGGGCACACAGAAGCACTTGAATACCTCTATGATTTGACAGCCCAAGACCCCCCGGCCCCATTAACCGAAAGAATAATCAGGGAACTTAACGGGATTGTCATGCGCAACATTGATCAGGAATGGGCCGGCAGATACCGTAACAGTAATGTTATCATCGGCGGCGCCACATACACACCGCCGGAAGCCTTTGAAGTTCCCCGATTGATGGAGGAATTGCTCAGTTGGGCAAACAGCGCCGGGCAAAACCTGCACCCGGTTGAATTGGCCGCTGTTTTTCATCATCGTCTCGTGTACATTCATCCTTTTTACGACGGCAATGGCCGCACCACCCGGTTGACAATGAATGTCATCCTGCTCAAGGCGGGATTTCCATTGGTGGTGATCCTGAAAAACGATCGACGAAGATATTACCGTTTACTGGGTGAGGCCGACCGTGGCAACTTGAGACCCTTCGCCGGTTTTATCGCCCAGACGGCCCAAAGGACACTGGATATCTATCTGAAGGTGCTGACTCCGGACCGGAAATCCAAAGAGAAATTCATTGCCCTGGTCGATCTGGCGAAGCACTCCAGGTTCTCGGCTAAATACCTCAATCTCCTGGCCCGTGCCGGCAAGCTTGAAG